From Paraburkholderia sabiae, a single genomic window includes:
- a CDS encoding 2-hydroxy-3-oxopropionate reductase: MAKIGFIGLGIMGAHMARNLIKGGHTLFVNGAYPVPEDLAKTTTVVADSTAVAQTADIVVIMVPDTPDVSNVLFADDGVAKGLTKGKLVIDMSSISPLDTQAFAKKINELGCDYLDAPVSGGEIGARDATLTIMVGGPQKSFDLAKPLFDLMGKNISLIGDNGAGQTCKVANQIIVALNIEAVAEALLFAARSGADPERVRKALMGGFASSRILEVHGERMTKRTFNPGFRIELHQKDLNLALDGARKLGIALPHTASAQQLFSVCAANGGKAWDHSAMVRALEIMANFEVAQAPTADQKAA, encoded by the coding sequence ATGGCAAAGATCGGTTTCATCGGCCTCGGCATCATGGGCGCGCACATGGCGCGCAACCTCATCAAGGGCGGACACACGCTGTTCGTCAATGGCGCGTACCCGGTGCCGGAAGATCTCGCCAAGACGACGACCGTCGTCGCCGATTCGACGGCTGTTGCGCAGACGGCCGACATCGTCGTGATCATGGTTCCCGACACGCCTGATGTGTCGAACGTGCTGTTCGCCGATGACGGCGTCGCGAAGGGTCTGACGAAGGGCAAGCTCGTGATCGACATGAGCTCGATCTCGCCGCTCGACACGCAGGCGTTCGCGAAGAAGATCAACGAACTCGGCTGCGACTATCTCGACGCGCCCGTTTCCGGCGGCGAAATCGGCGCACGCGACGCGACGCTGACGATCATGGTCGGTGGCCCGCAGAAGTCGTTCGATCTCGCGAAGCCGCTGTTCGATCTGATGGGCAAGAACATCTCGCTGATCGGCGACAACGGTGCGGGTCAGACGTGCAAGGTCGCGAACCAGATCATCGTCGCGCTGAACATCGAAGCCGTCGCCGAAGCGCTGCTGTTCGCGGCACGTTCGGGCGCCGATCCGGAGCGCGTGCGCAAAGCACTGATGGGCGGCTTCGCGTCGTCGCGGATTCTCGAAGTGCACGGCGAGCGCATGACGAAGCGCACGTTCAATCCGGGCTTCCGGATCGAGTTGCACCAGAAGGACCTGAACCTCGCGCTCGACGGCGCGCGCAAGCTGGGCATTGCGTTGCCGCATACGGCTAGCGCGCAGCAGCTCTTTAGCGTGTGTGCTGCGAACGGCGGCAAGGCCTGGGATCACTCGGCGATGGTGCGTGCGCTGGAAATCATGGCGAATTTCGAAGTCGCGCAGGCGCCGACGGCAGATCAGAAAGCTGCGTAA
- a CDS encoding sulfate/molybdate ABC transporter ATP-binding protein, with protein sequence MGITVRNLQKRFGDFTALDNVSLDFPPGELVALLGPSGCGKTTLLRVIAGLEYADAGQVVLQGQDVAEVGARERNVGFVFQHYALFRHMTVFENVAFGLRVKPRKERPSEAVIREKVHELLKLVQLDWLAQRYPSELSGGQRQRIALARALAVEPKVLLLDEPFGALDAKVRKELRSWLRRLHDDLHISTIFVTHDQEEALEVADRIVVLNHGHVEQVGSPQDVYDHPQTSFVYEFLGAANRLHGSVDGKGFVVDGAAQPITIEANFQGPAFAYVRPHDLVLYPQASGHRDGIVVGVLRVVPLGGSVRVELEGREGHVLEAELDREAWRELQLNVGDGVTAVPRALRVFPAH encoded by the coding sequence ATGGGTATCACCGTACGCAATCTGCAAAAACGCTTTGGCGATTTCACCGCGCTCGACAACGTCTCGCTCGATTTTCCGCCGGGCGAACTGGTCGCGCTGCTTGGACCGTCCGGTTGTGGCAAGACCACGCTGCTGCGAGTGATCGCGGGCCTCGAATATGCCGATGCGGGCCAGGTCGTGCTGCAAGGCCAGGACGTCGCGGAAGTCGGCGCACGCGAGCGCAATGTCGGCTTCGTGTTCCAGCATTACGCGCTGTTCCGTCACATGACGGTGTTCGAGAACGTCGCGTTCGGTCTGCGCGTGAAGCCGCGCAAGGAACGTCCGTCGGAAGCCGTGATCCGCGAGAAAGTGCATGAACTGCTGAAGCTCGTGCAACTCGACTGGCTCGCGCAGCGCTATCCGTCGGAACTGTCGGGCGGCCAGCGCCAACGTATCGCATTGGCGCGCGCGCTCGCCGTCGAACCGAAGGTGCTGCTGCTCGACGAGCCGTTCGGCGCACTCGATGCCAAAGTGCGCAAGGAACTGCGCAGCTGGTTGCGTCGCCTGCACGACGATCTGCATATCTCGACGATCTTCGTGACGCACGACCAGGAAGAAGCGCTAGAAGTCGCGGACCGCATCGTCGTGCTGAATCACGGACACGTCGAGCAGGTGGGTAGTCCGCAGGACGTGTACGACCATCCGCAGACCTCGTTCGTCTACGAGTTTCTCGGCGCGGCGAATCGTCTGCACGGCAGCGTCGACGGCAAGGGTTTCGTCGTCGATGGCGCTGCGCAGCCGATCACGATCGAAGCGAATTTTCAGGGCCCGGCATTCGCGTATGTGCGTCCGCACGATCTCGTGCTGTATCCGCAAGCGTCGGGGCATCGTGACGGCATCGTTGTCGGCGTGCTACGCGTGGTACCGCTCGGTGGCTCGGTGCGTGTCGAACTCGAAGGGCGCGAAGGGCATGTGCTCGAAGCGGAACTGGATCGCGAAGCATGGCGCGAGTTGCAGCTGAACGTCGGCGACGGCGTGACGGCCGTGCCGCGTGCATTGCGTGTATTCCCCGCGCATTGA
- a CDS encoding asparaginase, translating to MNTSTSISSRVLPRIAVLATGGTIAGAAPDATNTSGYQAGVVGVGQLLAAVPSLASVANVQAEQVASVDSKDMALALWITLAQRVNTLLASDEIDGVVITHGTDTLEETAYLLHLTVKSDKPVVLTAAMRPSSALSADGPLNLLNAVTVAGNAQAKGQGVLVAFNNRIHSARDVVKTSTYAVDAFHSPEIGALGWVQDGRVEFQRSVVRPHTRATPFAIESVASAWPVVEIVASYAGVSRVAVDALVAAGVKGIVVAGTGNGSIHATVQAALADAAANGVAIVRSSRVGSGHVMRNGAASDDTLGFVSAGALNPYKARVLLMLALAAGHTTPVALQQAFDTY from the coding sequence ATGAATACTTCCACTTCTATCTCATCGCGCGTGCTGCCGCGCATTGCCGTGCTCGCGACGGGCGGCACGATCGCGGGCGCGGCGCCCGACGCGACCAATACATCGGGTTATCAGGCGGGCGTCGTCGGCGTCGGGCAATTGCTGGCCGCCGTGCCGTCGCTGGCATCGGTGGCGAACGTGCAGGCCGAACAGGTCGCGAGCGTCGACAGCAAGGACATGGCGCTTGCGTTGTGGATCACGCTCGCGCAACGCGTCAACACGCTGCTCGCTTCCGATGAAATCGACGGCGTCGTCATCACGCATGGCACCGATACGCTCGAAGAAACCGCGTATCTGCTGCATCTGACCGTCAAGAGCGACAAGCCCGTGGTGCTGACGGCGGCGATGCGGCCTTCATCGGCACTTTCCGCCGATGGTCCTCTGAATCTGCTCAACGCCGTGACCGTCGCGGGCAACGCGCAAGCCAAAGGGCAGGGCGTGCTGGTCGCGTTCAACAACCGCATTCACAGCGCACGCGATGTCGTGAAGACGAGCACGTATGCCGTCGATGCGTTTCATTCGCCCGAAATCGGCGCACTCGGCTGGGTGCAGGATGGACGCGTCGAGTTTCAACGCAGCGTCGTGCGGCCGCATACGCGCGCGACGCCGTTTGCGATCGAGTCCGTGGCGTCGGCGTGGCCTGTCGTTGAAATCGTCGCGAGTTATGCGGGCGTGTCGCGTGTTGCCGTCGATGCGTTGGTCGCCGCAGGCGTGAAGGGCATCGTTGTCGCCGGGACGGGCAACGGTTCGATCCACGCGACCGTGCAAGCGGCGCTTGCGGACGCAGCAGCGAACGGCGTGGCGATCGTGCGTTCGTCGCGAGTCGGCTCGGGCCATGTGATGCGCAATGGCGCAGCCTCCGACGATACGCTCGGCTTCGTCTCGGCGGGCGCGCTCAATCCGTACAAGGCGCGCGTGCTGCTGATGCTCGCACTGGCTGCGGGTCACACGACGCCGGTTGCATTGCAACAAGCCTTCGATACCTACTGA
- a CDS encoding IS481 family transposase, whose protein sequence is MPWEAKNTMNLREEFVSLAATQALSFSELCRRYRISRQTGYKWLDRHKAEGPGGLADRSRRPHHSPLRSPEHIEARVLELRREHGWGGRKIERRLRDLGETEVPAPATITEILRRHGLIDEQASQQRQHWQRFEHAHPNLLWQMDFKGDVQTLKDGRCMPLTVIDDHSRYNLVLSACSRTTTQVVQAELERAFRCYGLPARINTDNGAPWGSPGAPGQLTELAVWLIRLGIEVSYSRPYHPQTNGKDERFHRTLKAEVLDRQTFSTHAHMQQALDRWRHVYNVERPHEALGMATPITRYACSLRAMPGRLPEPEYGCGDEVLRVNASGEVRLRGEKLKLSIALKGLQVAARMSEKEDGVIEIWFAHQRVAKLDLKAPKP, encoded by the coding sequence ATGCCCTGGGAAGCAAAAAACACCATGAATCTCCGCGAAGAATTCGTCAGCCTGGCCGCCACACAGGCCCTGTCATTCAGCGAGCTATGCCGGCGCTACCGGATCAGCCGCCAGACCGGCTACAAGTGGCTGGACCGTCACAAGGCCGAAGGCCCCGGCGGGCTGGCCGACCGCTCCCGACGCCCGCACCACAGCCCCCTGCGCTCACCTGAACACATCGAAGCGCGGGTGCTGGAACTGCGTCGCGAACATGGCTGGGGCGGACGCAAGATCGAACGGCGCCTGAGGGATCTGGGTGAGACAGAGGTGCCCGCGCCCGCCACGATCACCGAAATCCTGCGGCGCCACGGGCTCATCGATGAACAGGCGTCGCAGCAGCGCCAGCACTGGCAGCGCTTCGAGCACGCGCATCCGAACCTGCTGTGGCAGATGGACTTCAAGGGCGACGTCCAGACGCTGAAGGATGGGCGCTGCATGCCGCTGACGGTCATCGACGATCACTCGCGCTACAACCTCGTGCTGAGCGCCTGCTCGCGTACGACCACACAGGTCGTGCAGGCCGAGCTTGAGCGCGCGTTCCGCTGCTACGGGCTGCCCGCGCGCATCAACACCGACAATGGGGCGCCGTGGGGCTCGCCCGGCGCGCCGGGGCAGCTCACCGAACTCGCGGTCTGGCTGATCCGGCTGGGCATCGAGGTGAGCTACAGCCGGCCGTATCACCCGCAGACCAATGGCAAGGACGAACGGTTTCACCGCACGCTGAAGGCCGAAGTGCTGGACCGGCAGACCTTCAGCACGCATGCGCACATGCAGCAGGCACTGGATCGCTGGCGGCACGTGTACAACGTCGAACGTCCGCACGAGGCACTGGGGATGGCCACGCCCATCACGCGCTACGCGTGCAGCCTGCGCGCGATGCCCGGGCGGCTGCCCGAGCCCGAATACGGCTGCGGCGATGAAGTGTTGCGGGTCAATGCCAGCGGCGAGGTGCGCCTGCGCGGCGAGAAACTCAAGCTATCGATCGCGCTCAAGGGGCTGCAGGTAGCAGCCCGCATGAGCGAGAAGGAAGACGGGGTGATCGAGATATGGTTTGCCCATCAGCGGGTCGCAAAACTTGACCTGAAGGCTCCCAAACCCTGA
- a CDS encoding CysB family HTH-type transcriptional regulator, whose product MNFQQLRFVREAVRQNMNLTEVANVLYTSQSGVSKQIKDLEDELGVDIFIRRGKRLTGLTEPGKAVHQLIERMLLDAENLRRVARQYADQDNGHLVVATTHTQARYALPKVVRQFTEVYPKVHLALRQGNPQQIAQMIINGEADIGISTEALDRYPDIVTFPCYSWHHVVVVPKGHPLVGRENLSLEEIAEYPIVTYDQDFTGRSHIDQAFAKAGALPDVVLTAIDADVIKTYVELGMGIGIVAAMAFDPKRDTELVALDTQHLFEASTTRVGLRKGAFLRAYAYRLIEMFAPQLHEADIASQLREAA is encoded by the coding sequence ATGAATTTTCAGCAGTTGCGCTTCGTGCGCGAAGCAGTGCGGCAGAACATGAACCTGACGGAAGTGGCGAACGTGCTGTACACGTCGCAGTCGGGTGTGTCGAAGCAGATCAAGGATCTCGAAGACGAACTCGGCGTCGATATTTTCATTCGACGCGGCAAGCGTCTGACGGGTCTCACGGAGCCCGGCAAGGCCGTGCATCAGCTGATCGAGCGGATGTTGCTTGACGCGGAGAATCTGCGCCGCGTCGCGCGTCAGTATGCGGATCAGGACAACGGCCACCTCGTCGTCGCGACGACGCACACGCAGGCGCGTTATGCGCTGCCGAAGGTCGTGCGCCAGTTCACCGAGGTGTATCCGAAGGTGCATCTCGCGCTGCGTCAGGGCAATCCGCAGCAGATCGCGCAGATGATCATCAACGGCGAAGCGGATATCGGCATTTCGACGGAAGCGCTCGACCGTTATCCCGACATCGTCACGTTCCCGTGCTATTCGTGGCATCACGTCGTGGTCGTGCCGAAGGGGCATCCGCTCGTGGGCCGAGAGAACCTGTCGCTCGAAGAGATCGCCGAATATCCGATCGTCACGTACGACCAGGACTTCACGGGCCGCTCGCATATCGACCAGGCTTTTGCGAAAGCGGGCGCGCTTCCCGACGTCGTGCTGACGGCGATCGATGCCGACGTGATCAAGACGTATGTCGAACTCGGCATGGGCATCGGCATCGTCGCGGCAATGGCGTTCGATCCGAAGCGCGACACGGAACTCGTCGCACTCGATACGCAGCATCTGTTCGAAGCGAGCACGACGCGCGTCGGTTTGCGCAAGGGCGCGTTCCTGCGTGCGTATGCGTATCGGCTGATCGAAATGTTCGCGCCGCAATTGCATGAAGCGGATATCGCGAGCCAGTTGCGCGAAGCGGCTTGA
- the gcl gene encoding glyoxylate carboligase, with translation MAKMRAVDAAVLVLEKEGIDTAFGVPGAAINPFYSAMRKAGNISHVLARHVEGASHMAEGYTRAQPGNIGVCIGTSGPAGTDMITGLYSASADSIPILAITGQAPRARLYKEDFQAVDIESIAKPVTKWAVTVREPALVPRVFQQAFHLMRSGRPGPVLVDLPIDVQLAEIEFDIDTYEPLPVYKPKATRKQIEAALTMLNDSAKPLIVSGGGVLNAAAEDLLVQFAETMGVPVIPTLMSWGAIPDDHPLMAGMVGLQTSHRYGNATMLASDFVLGIGNRWANRHTGSVEVYTKGRKFVHVDIEPTQIGRVFGPDLGIVSDAKAALELFIEVAKEWKAAGKLKDRGAWVEECQARKRTLQRKTHFENVPIKPQRVYEEMNKVFGRDTCYVSTIGLSQIAAAQFLHVFKARNWINCGQAGPLGWTIPAALGVRAADPQRPIVALSGDYDFQFMIEELAVGAQFKLPYVHVVVNNSYLGLIRQAQRAFDMDFCVQLAFDNINAPEVDGYGVDHVAVAEGLGCKAIRVFKPEEIEPALKKAQSMLSEFNVPVVVEVILERVTNISMGAEIDAINEFEELAVTRADAPSAVTLLD, from the coding sequence ATGGCCAAGATGAGAGCCGTCGACGCAGCGGTGCTCGTGCTCGAAAAAGAAGGCATCGACACGGCTTTCGGCGTTCCGGGCGCCGCCATCAATCCGTTCTACTCGGCCATGCGCAAGGCAGGCAACATCAGCCACGTGCTCGCGCGCCACGTCGAAGGCGCATCGCATATGGCCGAAGGCTATACGCGTGCACAGCCGGGCAATATCGGCGTGTGTATCGGCACGTCGGGCCCCGCAGGCACCGACATGATCACGGGCCTCTACTCCGCTTCCGCCGACTCGATCCCTATCCTCGCGATCACGGGCCAGGCGCCGCGCGCTCGTCTGTATAAGGAAGACTTCCAGGCCGTCGATATCGAATCGATCGCCAAGCCCGTCACGAAGTGGGCCGTCACGGTGCGCGAGCCGGCCCTCGTGCCGCGCGTGTTCCAGCAGGCGTTCCATCTGATGCGTTCGGGCCGTCCGGGTCCCGTGCTGGTCGACCTGCCCATCGACGTGCAGCTCGCCGAAATCGAGTTCGACATCGACACGTACGAACCGCTGCCCGTCTACAAGCCGAAGGCGACGCGCAAGCAGATCGAAGCCGCGCTCACCATGCTCAACGATTCGGCCAAGCCGCTGATCGTGTCCGGCGGCGGCGTGCTCAACGCTGCGGCTGAAGACCTGCTCGTGCAGTTCGCCGAAACGATGGGCGTACCCGTGATCCCGACGCTGATGTCGTGGGGCGCGATTCCCGACGATCACCCGCTGATGGCAGGCATGGTCGGCCTGCAGACGTCGCACCGCTACGGCAACGCGACGATGCTCGCCTCCGACTTCGTGCTCGGCATCGGCAACCGCTGGGCGAACCGTCATACGGGCAGCGTCGAGGTGTACACGAAGGGCCGCAAGTTCGTGCACGTCGATATCGAACCGACGCAGATCGGCCGCGTGTTCGGTCCGGATCTCGGCATCGTCTCCGATGCGAAGGCGGCGCTCGAACTGTTCATCGAAGTCGCGAAGGAATGGAAGGCAGCCGGCAAGCTGAAGGACCGCGGCGCGTGGGTCGAGGAATGCCAGGCACGCAAGCGCACGCTGCAGCGCAAGACGCACTTCGAAAACGTGCCGATCAAGCCGCAGCGCGTGTATGAAGAGATGAACAAGGTGTTCGGCCGCGATACGTGCTACGTGAGCACGATCGGTCTGTCGCAGATCGCCGCCGCGCAGTTCCTGCACGTGTTCAAGGCGCGCAACTGGATCAACTGCGGCCAGGCAGGCCCGCTCGGCTGGACGATTCCGGCTGCGCTGGGTGTGCGTGCTGCCGATCCGCAGCGCCCCATCGTCGCGCTGTCGGGCGACTACGACTTCCAGTTCATGATCGAAGAACTGGCCGTGGGCGCGCAGTTCAAGCTGCCGTACGTGCATGTCGTCGTGAACAACTCGTATCTGGGCCTGATCCGCCAGGCGCAGCGCGCGTTCGACATGGACTTCTGCGTGCAGCTCGCGTTCGACAACATCAACGCGCCGGAAGTCGATGGCTATGGCGTCGATCACGTGGCCGTTGCTGAAGGCCTCGGCTGCAAGGCGATCCGCGTGTTCAAGCCGGAAGAGATCGAGCCTGCACTGAAGAAGGCGCAGTCGATGCTCTCCGAGTTCAACGTGCCCGTGGTCGTCGAAGTGATCCTCGAGCGTGTGACGAACATCTCGATGGGCGCCGAAATCGACGCGATCAACGAGTTCGAAGAGCTCGCCGTCACGCGCGCTGATGCGCCGAGCGCCGTCACGCTGCTCGACTGA
- a CDS encoding PQQ-dependent sugar dehydrogenase — translation MNASLKILPLAVSAALAVFPAAHAAQDNVQTLSNFKTTGNTKPAETVPQTGSRADALRENLKAIKLPPGFKIELYAIVPEARAMAIEPSTGVVFVGSRKDRVWQVTDRTKRRVADDVVQFASSVTFKVPNAVCFSPDGVLYTVEQNRVLAFPAAQFFGEGGPDVAAAVVVPQGKLIPTQFESFNHGARYCRVGPDKKLYIALGQPWNVPPKDKLAELDRNGLAGIIRMDQNGKNREVFAHGVRNSVGLDFNPKDKTLWFTDNQVDGMGDDIPPGELNHATKAGANYGFPWYGGGKVRTEEYKNDTPPAGVVFPVVEYAAHAADLGMSFYTGKMFPDKYHGGIFDAEHGSWNRTKPIGARIMFTAVKDDGSVGETEVFAEGWLTPNGEYMGRPVDVQQLQDGSLLVSDDYAGAIYRISYAK, via the coding sequence ATGAACGCATCGCTGAAGATCTTGCCGCTCGCCGTCAGCGCGGCGCTCGCTGTTTTTCCCGCAGCGCATGCCGCGCAGGACAACGTGCAGACGCTGTCGAACTTCAAGACGACGGGCAACACCAAGCCCGCGGAAACGGTGCCGCAGACGGGCTCGCGCGCGGATGCGCTGCGCGAGAACCTGAAGGCGATCAAGCTGCCGCCCGGCTTCAAGATCGAGTTGTATGCCATCGTGCCCGAGGCGCGCGCGATGGCGATCGAGCCATCGACGGGCGTGGTGTTTGTCGGCTCGCGCAAGGATCGCGTGTGGCAGGTAACCGACCGAACCAAACGGCGCGTCGCCGACGACGTCGTGCAGTTCGCGAGTTCCGTCACGTTCAAGGTGCCCAATGCCGTGTGCTTCTCGCCGGACGGCGTGCTATACACCGTCGAGCAGAATCGCGTGCTCGCGTTTCCCGCCGCGCAGTTCTTCGGCGAGGGCGGGCCGGATGTGGCGGCCGCTGTCGTGGTGCCGCAAGGCAAGCTGATTCCGACGCAGTTCGAGAGCTTCAATCATGGCGCGCGTTATTGCCGCGTCGGACCCGACAAGAAGCTGTATATCGCGCTGGGTCAGCCATGGAACGTACCGCCCAAGGACAAGCTCGCCGAACTCGACAGGAACGGTCTTGCGGGCATTATCCGCATGGATCAGAACGGCAAGAATCGCGAGGTGTTTGCGCATGGCGTGCGCAATTCGGTGGGCCTCGATTTCAATCCGAAGGACAAGACGTTGTGGTTCACCGATAACCAGGTCGACGGCATGGGCGACGACATTCCGCCTGGCGAACTGAATCATGCGACGAAGGCGGGCGCGAACTACGGCTTTCCGTGGTACGGCGGCGGCAAGGTGCGCACGGAGGAGTACAAGAACGACACGCCGCCGGCGGGTGTCGTGTTCCCTGTTGTCGAATATGCGGCGCACGCTGCGGATCTCGGCATGTCGTTCTATACCGGGAAGATGTTCCCTGACAAGTACCACGGCGGCATCTTCGATGCGGAGCACGGTTCGTGGAATCGCACGAAGCCGATCGGTGCGCGGATCATGTTCACGGCTGTCAAGGATGACGGCAGTGTCGGCGAGACGGAGGTGTTTGCGGAAGGGTGGCTCACGCCGAATGGGGAGTACATGGGGCGGCCGGTCGATGTCCAGCAGTTGCAGGATGGGTCGTTGCTCGTGTCTGACGACTATGCTGGGGCTATTTATCGGATTTCTTACGCGAAATGA
- the hyi gene encoding hydroxypyruvate isomerase, protein MPKFAANLTMLFNEVPFLDRFAAAADAGFDAVEFLFPYPYQISELSERLEQNKLKLVLHNLPAGNWEAGERGIASLPDRVSEFQEGVGRAIEYAKALKVPQLNCLVGIPKNVDADKARATIVDNLRFAAGALKKEGIRLLVEPCNSYDIPGFALNRSSEGLDVIQAVGSDNLFLQYDIYHMQRMEGELAATIKKNFAQIAHIQLADNPGRNEPGTGEINYRFLFELLDSLGYQGYVGCEYKPRTTTAEGLGWLESVAGVKRAHASA, encoded by the coding sequence ATGCCGAAATTTGCCGCGAATCTCACGATGCTGTTCAACGAAGTCCCGTTCCTCGACCGCTTCGCCGCGGCCGCCGACGCGGGCTTCGATGCCGTCGAATTTCTGTTCCCCTACCCGTATCAGATCAGCGAATTGTCGGAGCGTCTCGAGCAGAACAAGCTGAAGCTCGTGCTGCACAACCTGCCCGCGGGCAACTGGGAAGCAGGCGAACGCGGTATCGCGTCGCTGCCGGATCGCGTGAGCGAGTTCCAGGAAGGCGTCGGCCGCGCGATCGAATATGCGAAGGCGCTGAAGGTGCCGCAACTGAACTGCCTCGTCGGCATTCCGAAGAACGTCGATGCCGACAAGGCGCGCGCGACGATCGTCGATAACCTGCGCTTCGCCGCTGGTGCGTTGAAAAAAGAAGGCATCCGTCTGCTCGTCGAGCCGTGCAACTCGTACGACATTCCGGGCTTCGCGCTGAACCGCTCGTCGGAAGGACTCGACGTGATTCAGGCCGTCGGTTCCGACAATCTGTTCCTGCAATACGACATCTATCACATGCAACGGATGGAAGGCGAACTCGCCGCGACGATCAAGAAGAATTTCGCGCAGATCGCTCACATCCAGCTCGCCGACAACCCGGGCCGCAACGAACCGGGCACGGGCGAAATCAACTATCGGTTCCTGTTCGAACTGCTCGATTCGCTCGGCTATCAGGGCTACGTCGGCTGCGAGTACAAGCCGCGCACGACGACCGCGGAAGGTCTCGGCTGGCTGGAGAGCGTCGCGGGCGTGAAGCGCGCGCATGCGTCGGCCTGA
- a CDS encoding LysR family transcriptional regulator, translating to MDRFKQIETFVRVADAGSLAAAALEEGVSPVILGRRIDALEKRLGVKLMYRSTRRLVVSEEGAAFLERCRGLLSEWDQAENELMAGRRSVNGHLIVSAPAAFGRKHVAPLAPEFLKDKPELQVSFNLTDRVVDLVREGYDLSIRIGGAVDPNFVAVKLATNRRVVCGTPEYFRKHGKPKALEDLPNHNCFAFNLQGGQNRGWYFRRNGKLTTVRVSGTLDCNDGELLHRWVSEGLGLGWRSTWEIDQQLARGELETVLDEYALPDYDILAVYPQQRYVPAKVRYFIDYLKEVYARKDYWINAS from the coding sequence ATGGACCGCTTCAAACAGATCGAAACCTTCGTGCGCGTCGCCGATGCGGGCAGTCTCGCGGCGGCGGCGCTGGAAGAGGGCGTGTCGCCCGTGATTCTCGGTCGACGGATCGACGCGCTCGAAAAGCGGCTCGGCGTCAAGCTGATGTACCGTTCGACGCGGCGTCTCGTGGTCAGCGAAGAAGGCGCGGCGTTTCTCGAGCGCTGCCGCGGGCTGCTCAGCGAATGGGATCAGGCGGAAAACGAGCTGATGGCGGGACGGCGCTCGGTGAACGGGCATCTGATCGTGTCGGCGCCCGCCGCGTTCGGGCGCAAGCACGTCGCACCGCTCGCGCCGGAATTCCTGAAAGACAAGCCGGAACTGCAGGTGTCGTTCAATCTGACCGATCGTGTGGTCGATCTGGTGCGCGAAGGTTACGACCTGTCGATCCGCATCGGCGGCGCGGTGGATCCGAATTTCGTTGCGGTGAAGCTCGCGACCAACCGGCGTGTCGTGTGCGGCACGCCCGAATACTTCCGCAAGCACGGCAAGCCGAAGGCGCTCGAAGATCTGCCGAATCACAACTGTTTCGCGTTCAACCTGCAAGGCGGGCAGAACCGCGGCTGGTATTTCCGGCGCAACGGCAAGCTGACGACGGTGCGCGTGAGCGGCACGCTCGATTGCAACGACGGCGAACTGCTGCACCGCTGGGTGTCGGAAGGGCTCGGGCTCGGCTGGCGCTCGACGTGGGAAATCGATCAGCAGCTTGCGCGCGGCGAACTCGAAACCGTTCTCGACGAATACGCGCTGCCCGATTACGACATCCTCGCCGTTTATCCGCAGCAGCGCTATGTGCCCGCGAAAGTGCGCTATTTCATCGATTATCTGAAAGAGGTGTATGCG
- a CDS encoding c-type cytochrome, producing the protein MKLFIFALSVLAFGFVCSASAADIAKGRAKAIQCQACHGMDGIAKIPEAPNLAGQNEDYLVKALKDFKSGARQNDMMSVVAKPLSDDDIANFAAFYHSLGR; encoded by the coding sequence ATGAAGCTTTTTATTTTTGCTCTTTCTGTTCTGGCTTTTGGGTTTGTGTGTTCCGCATCCGCTGCGGATATCGCGAAGGGGCGCGCGAAAGCCATTCAGTGCCAGGCATGTCACGGGATGGATGGCATCGCCAAGATTCCCGAGGCGCCTAATCTCGCCGGGCAGAATGAGGATTATCTCGTCAAGGCGTTGAAGGACTTTAAGTCCGGGGCTCGGCAGAATGACATGATGAGCGTCGTTGCCAAGCCTTTGTCCGACGATGATATTGCTAATTTCGCGGCTTTTTATCATAGCCTTGGGCGGTGA